The Toxoplasma gondii ME49 chromosome XII, whole genome shotgun sequence genome includes a region encoding these proteins:
- a CDS encoding hypothetical protein (encoded by transcript TGME49_247530~Signal peptide predicted by SignalP 2.0 HMM (probability 0.913) with cleavage site probability 0.612 at residue 33~Predicted trans-membrane domain (TMHMM2.0):12-31) → MERSNRLRQVAKRLGLWSVFVLLSVGGIFPVRASQENKNLGKSRDYGRSGPDSPARPSPQILDTEATFGPLREGEGRVRSIVEALEKRAIDVGAWTPIPAPAGPMGVIRSITGSNQQQKGQLGPRRLVDPRDSDSSVPKPPISEPTQYGPSRMPVSATLVSQTVATFSPLMTGPRGGVPQTPQLVLPVPVSGPTQQGPKAQSTLSTYQARDHD, encoded by the coding sequence ATGGAACGAAGTAACCGTTTGAGGCAAGTGGCCAAACGCCTTGGGCTGTGGTCCGTATTTGTTCTGCTCTCTGTCGGCGGCATATTCCCCGTGAGAGCCTCTCAGGAAAATAAGAATTtaggaaaaagcagagatTATGGCAGATCTGGTCCCGACTCGCCTGCCAGACCTTCACCACAGATTCTTGACACCGAAGCTACATTCGGACCTCTGAGGGAGGGTGAAGGCAGAGTGAGAAGCATCGTAGAGGCACTGGAGAAACGTGCCATCGACGTAGGTGCATGGACACCAATTCCAGCTCCTGCAGGGCCTATGGGAGTGATCCGAAGCATTACAGGAAGCAACCAACAGCAGAAAGGGCAGCTGGGGCCCCGTCGTCTCGTGGATCCACGTGACAGTGACTCCTCGGTCCCTAAACCACCTATCAGCGAACCAACACAATATGGTCCCTCTCGGATGCCAGTTTCTGCTACCCTTGTGAGCCAGACCGTTGCTACGTTCTCTCCCTTAATGACTGGTCCGCGAGGTGGAGTCCCCCAAACCCCTCAACTCGTCTTGCCAGTACCTGTGTCAGGGCCCACACAACAGGGGCCAAAGGCGCAGAGCACCTTGTCCACTTACCAGGCAAGGGATCACGACTGA